One stretch of Plasmodium vivax chromosome 8, whole genome shotgun sequence DNA includes these proteins:
- a CDS encoding tryptophan-rich antigen (encoded by transcript PVX_094305A), translating into MFERLEENWLHIRRNDDFIKKRNAPYSLLFSKNLKMYGESNSNSSLYYMCIAMSIVLHYGLTCVINTNSFRKRGHRRYYDSSYTDFEEIKKSDTSENSSNDKDYNQTNNIVDQIINPNFANIKIGSNSNITDHIVSHARGEYYPNITNEKFTKIDDETFSNLLDGSLSKFENENFTHATEHKFEKLPTLKFVKQTTSKFSKLITPCQRNTATDTCPDVSNEQLFNLMSQKAPNDESERAPNGESKKAPNDESKKAPNGESKKAPNGESKKAPNNETKKAPSDESKKSPNGETKKTPSDESKKSPNGESKKTPTTITKKRTSDESKKPAHVTSKKPPNVESKKPPTVKSKKNPNAKSKQSPSAATKKSPNTGKKTPPNAATKKSPNVATKRTLSIEAKKATNEIFKEDPNLGANKSPAQTAKKAPAQTAKKAPAQTAKKATEVTTKKTPTKAAKKTTEETTKKTPTETAKKTPAHATKKKPAKAAKKTPSEAAKKTLEETAKKTPAEAAKKTPEETANKTASEAAKKPPNAANEKKGTPNVDEVEPAAKSYFQNFMDNTVFAWREKIHSKMNANKEKLLQDKTTQSSEGEQGDIKDGSKKPKKEEPTEEWKIQQFKNWLNNLEKEYDAWKVSLVNDNNEWILKKNEIFENILNRIKEKWESWNIYTLKDINDDVIRLKDLDTEEQWSKWLDAQWKPYNKQTWFDLIDSYEKLYHQWKRTHWDKWKSRKMTEWISQEWKVDEEEKWAQWESQKWEKYFQRKEKKEWIERNEIEISIIRDWLKEKESMPVQCDGWLEWDTWKQEKFQHLDDYLNSLKNQWLAEKKWMILANASKERELAEQRAAPGGKKAAAKGAPQNGDKADDKADDKADN; encoded by the exons ATGTTTGAGCGTCTGGAAGAAAATTGGCTTCATATTCGCAGAAATgatgattttataaaaaaaagaaatgctcCATATAGCCTACTCTTCTCCAAGAATCTGAAAATGTATGGAGAGAGTAACTCGAATTCTTCATTATACTACATGTGTATTGCAATGTCCATTGTTCTACACTATGGCTTAACGTGCGTCATTAACACG AACTCCTtcagaaaaaggggacaccGTAGGTACTATGACTCGTCATACACCGATTttgaggaaattaaaaaaagtgacacaAGTGAAAACTCATCCAACGATAAAGATTACAACCAAACAAACAATATCGTCGATCAAATTATAAATCcaaattttgcaaacataaaaattggaAGTAATTCTAACATAACAGACCATATCGTTTCCCACGCAAGGGGCGAATATTACCCAAACATAACCAACgagaaatttacaaaaatagaTGACGAAACATTTTCAAACCTTCTGGATGGTAGCCTCTCCAAAttcgaaaatgaaaattttacacATGCAACGGagcacaaatttgaaaaactgccaacattaaaatttgtaaaacAGACTACATCCAAATTCTCTAAATTAATTACACCTTGTCAACGGAACACAGCTACCGATACCTGCCCCGACGTAAGTAACGAACAGTTATTTAATCTGATGAGCCAAAAAGCGCCAAACGATGAATCGGAAAGAGCGCCAAATGGTGAATCTAAAAAAGCACCAAACGATGAATCTAAGAAAGCACCAAACGGTGAATCTAAGAAAGCACCAAACGGTGAATCTAAGAAAGCACCAAACAATGAAACTAAGAAAGCACCAAGCGATGAATCTAAAAAATCGCCAAACGGTGAAACTAAGAAAACACCAAGCGATGAATCTAAAAAATCGCCAAACGGTGAATCTAAAAAAACACCAACCACAATAACGAAAAAGCGTACAAGCGATGAATCGAAAAAACCTGCTCATGTAACGTCCAAAAAACCTCCTAATGTAGAATCGAAAAAACCTCCTACTGTAAAGTCCAAAAAAAACCCCAACGCAAAATCCAAACAATCTCCAAGCgcagcaacaaaaaaatctccaaacacaggaaaaaaaacgcccccCAACgcagcaacaaaaaaatcacctAACGTGGCAACAAAAAGAACGCTTAGCATAGAAGCAAAGAAGGCGACTAATGAAATATTCAAAGAGGATCCCAACTTAGGAGCCAACAAATCTCCAGCACAAACAGCAAAGAAAGCTCCAGCACAAACAGCAAAGAAAGCTCCAGCACAAACAGCAAAGAAAGCTACCGAAGTAACTACTAAGAAAACACCCACAAAAGCTGCTAAAAAAACTACCGAAGAAACTACTAAGAAAACACCCACAGAAACTGCCAAGAAAACGCCAGCACacgcaacaaaaaaaaaacccgcGAAAGCTGCCAAGAAAACTCCCTCAGAAGCTGCTAAGAAAACTCTCGAAGAAACTGCCAAGAAAACTCCCGCAGAAGCTGCCAAGAAAACTCCCGAAGAAACTGCCAATAAAACCGCCTCAGAAGCTGCCAAGAAACCCCCCAACGcagcaaatgaaaaaaaagggacacccAACGTAGACGAAGTGGAACCGGCTGCAAAGTCGTacttccaaaattttatgGACAACACTGTATTCGcatggagggaaaaaatacactcaaaaatgaatgcaaataaggaaaaattgttACAAGATAAAACAACGCAGTCATCGGAAGGAGAACAAGGTGATATAAAAGATGGCTcgaaaaaaccaaaaaaagaagaaccCACGGAGGAATGGAAAATacaacaatttaaaaattggtTAAACAATTTGGAAAAGGAATACGATGCCTGGAAGGTTTCACTAGTGAATGATAACAACGAGTGGATTCttaagaaaaatgaaatttttgaaaatatccTAAATagaataaaggaaaaatgggaatcATGGAATATATACACACTGAAAGATATAAACGATGATGTAATTAGGTTAAAAGATTTAGACACTGAAGAACAGTGGAGTAAGTGGTTGGATGCGCAGTGGAAACCTTATAATAAGCAAACCTGGTTTGACCTCATAGATTCATATGAAAAATTGTATCATCAATGGAAACGTACCCATTGGGATAAATGGAAATCAAGAAAAATGACAGAATGGATATCTCAAGAATGGAAAgttgatgaagaagaaaaatgggcacaatGGGAAAGtcagaaatgggaaaaatattttcaacgcaaagagaaaaaggaatggATTGAAAGAAATGAAATAGAAATCTCCATCATAAGGGACTGgctaaaggaaaaagaaagtatGCCTGTGCAATGCGATGGCTGGTTAGAATGGGATACGTGGAAGCAGGAAAAGTTCCAACATTTGGATGATTACTTGAATTCGCTGAAAAATCAGTGGCTCGCGGAGAAGAAGTGGATGATCTTGGCGAATGCGTCAAAGGAACGGGAGCTGGCTGAACAGCGGGCCGcgccaggggggaaaaaagcggcTGCAAAGGGTGCACCGCAAAATGGTGATAAAGCTGACGACAAAGCTGACGATAAAGCTGACAATTAA